Proteins from a genomic interval of Kitasatospora herbaricolor:
- a CDS encoding extracellular solute-binding protein, with product MRLIRWTATAAALTVGCLALSACSPGTALPADGKAADDRTGTLQVWLYNEAGNAPKEAVVAKAVTEFQAAHQGVTVNVSYIDTDAAARAAKMKGAFNDPSSAPDLVEFGNTDLPGYVAAGGLAEIGAELDGWSSKGDLDPAIAKTAVLDGKTYGLPWWVGVRALYYRTDLFTEAGLAAPTSYDELVAATKAVHAQHPDTFGIAVGGKYTFGALPFVWDAGGDIATKNGDTYKAAIDSAESQAGVKRYTDLFGADGCPAQQCADLTGGKTVDLFAAGKAAMAILPNSSRSKVDAGPAKGKYAVVPLPGSKAGSVAPAFAGGNNLGVMKAAKHRTLAVEFAELLAGPANQQAMYDAMGNLPTLKSVNTAVAAKDAFLKPFTDTIAAGTRFVPMDQGWAQIDAQAVVPTLLQQVVTGKADVAKASGDAAQQINTAFTAH from the coding sequence ATGCGACTCATCAGATGGACCGCCACGGCCGCCGCACTGACGGTGGGCTGCCTCGCGCTGTCGGCCTGTTCGCCCGGCACCGCCCTGCCCGCCGACGGCAAGGCCGCCGATGACAGGACCGGCACCCTGCAGGTCTGGCTGTACAACGAGGCCGGCAACGCGCCCAAGGAGGCGGTGGTCGCCAAGGCGGTCACCGAGTTCCAGGCGGCCCATCAGGGCGTCACCGTCAACGTGAGTTACATCGACACCGACGCGGCGGCCCGCGCGGCGAAGATGAAGGGCGCCTTCAACGACCCGTCCAGCGCCCCCGACCTGGTCGAGTTCGGCAACACCGACCTCCCCGGCTACGTGGCGGCCGGCGGCCTGGCCGAGATCGGCGCGGAGCTGGACGGCTGGTCCTCGAAGGGCGACCTCGACCCGGCCATCGCCAAGACCGCCGTCCTGGACGGCAAGACCTACGGCCTGCCCTGGTGGGTCGGCGTCCGGGCGCTGTACTACCGCACCGACCTGTTCACCGAGGCCGGGCTGGCCGCCCCCACCTCGTACGACGAACTGGTCGCCGCGACCAAGGCGGTGCACGCCCAGCACCCCGACACCTTCGGCATCGCCGTCGGCGGCAAGTACACCTTCGGCGCCCTGCCGTTCGTCTGGGACGCGGGCGGCGACATCGCCACCAAGAACGGCGACACGTACAAGGCGGCCATCGACTCCGCCGAGTCGCAGGCCGGCGTCAAGCGCTACACCGACCTGTTCGGCGCCGACGGCTGCCCGGCCCAGCAGTGCGCGGACCTCACCGGCGGCAAGACCGTCGACCTGTTCGCGGCCGGCAAGGCCGCGATGGCGATCCTGCCCAACTCCAGCCGCAGCAAGGTCGACGCGGGCCCGGCCAAGGGCAAGTACGCGGTCGTCCCGCTGCCCGGCAGCAAGGCCGGCTCGGTCGCCCCCGCCTTCGCCGGCGGCAACAACCTCGGCGTGATGAAGGCGGCCAAGCACCGCACCCTGGCCGTCGAGTTCGCCGAGCTGCTCGCCGGCCCCGCGAACCAGCAGGCCATGTACGACGCGATGGGCAACCTGCCGACCCTCAAGTCGGTCAACACCGCGGTCGCCGCCAAGGACGCGTTCCTCAAGCCGTTCACCGACACCATCGCGGCCGGCACCCGGTTCGTCCCGATGGACCAGGGCTGGGCGCAGATCGACGCGCAGGCGGTCGTCCCGACCCTGCTCCAGCAGGTCGTCACCGGAAAGGCCGACGTGGCCAAGGCGTCCGGCGACGCGGCGCAGCAGATCAACACCGCCTTCACGGCGCACTGA
- a CDS encoding SsgA family sporulation/cell division regulator yields the protein MNAHTNPPAEPPTDPAGTAFTGRSTAPGATPAPPAATPATGGAGTGPDHPRRGTRVERSLPAHLAGPVPRTLRMVLRYDPGAPYEVSLSFPAPALLADGLEVEDGGRAEDGIVWTVARELLNEGVHEPAGLGDLRLRPAGAGLTRLEFYGDGGVALVHTDTAGLAAFLAEAEESLPAGEEHHGIDWPETVEALLRHANRA from the coding sequence ATGAACGCCCACACGAACCCGCCCGCCGAACCGCCCACCGACCCGGCCGGCACCGCGTTCACCGGCCGCTCCACCGCTCCGGGCGCGACGCCGGCACCCCCTGCGGCCACCCCCGCGACCGGCGGCGCCGGCACCGGCCCCGACCACCCCCGGCGGGGCACCCGGGTCGAGCGGTCGCTCCCCGCACACCTGGCCGGCCCCGTCCCCCGGACCCTGCGGATGGTGCTCCGCTACGACCCCGGGGCGCCGTACGAGGTCTCGCTGAGCTTTCCGGCGCCGGCCCTGCTGGCGGACGGCCTGGAGGTCGAGGACGGCGGCCGGGCCGAGGACGGCATCGTCTGGACCGTCGCCCGGGAGCTGCTGAATGAGGGCGTGCACGAGCCCGCCGGCCTGGGCGACCTGCGGCTGCGACCGGCGGGCGCCGGCCTGACGCGGCTGGAGTTCTACGGGGACGGCGGCGTCGCCCTCGTCCACACCGACACCGCCGGGCTGGCCGCCTTCCTCGCCGAGGCCGAGGAGTCGCTGCCGGCCGGCGAGGAGCACCACGGGATCGACTGGCCCGAGACCGTCGAGGCGCTGCTGCGCCACGCGAACCGGGCCTAG
- a CDS encoding beta-1,3-glucanase family protein, protein MDVLHDVDLAAARWRHAPAGRPRYPPRRVPEQHPRHPARQSGLRARPRDGHCAAFNRGVALDTTRWYAPGAYYPAPTAKNDYAGFFHCVGLGHRACGFAYDDVNDQSSVRILPDADPPSRLTIGIGR, encoded by the coding sequence CTGGACGTTCTCCATGATGTCGATCTCGCCGCCGCCCGGTGGCGGCACGCCCCCGCCGGGCGGCCCCGGTACCCTCCCCGTCGTGTTCCGGAACAACACCCGCGGCATCCGGCCCGACAGTCAGGTCTACGTGCTCGTCCTCGGGACGGCCACTGCGCCGCCTTCAACCGGGGCGTCGCGCTCGACACCACCAGGTGGTACGCCCCGGGCGCGTACTACCCGGCCCCCACCGCCAAGAACGACTACGCCGGGTTCTTCCACTGCGTCGGCCTGGGCCACCGGGCCTGCGGGTTCGCCTACGACGACGTCAACGACCAGAGCTCGGTGCGGATCCTGCCCGACGCCGACCCGCCGAGCCGGCTCACCATCGGGATCGGCCGGTGA
- a CDS encoding carbohydrate ABC transporter permease, which yields MNTRSRWRLAANSTAYLVAVVAAFPIFWMVLSAFKPKGEVQSLHPRPWTTHPTLESFRQVLGVDGFGRYFLNSVVIALAVVVLSGVVVFLAAVAVTRFRFRFRTTVMVMFLIAQMIPVEALTIPLFFMFRDAGRFAPGIGLNTLASLILVQLAFSLPFGIWMMRGFVAAVPVSIEEAAQIDGASRTRILWRILLPLVAPGLAATSVFSFIAAWNDFVFAKTFIISATQNQTLPSALLVFFKPDENDWGGIMAASTLMTLPVLVFFVAVQRKLVSGLAGAVKD from the coding sequence GTGAACACCCGCAGCCGTTGGCGCCTGGCCGCCAACTCCACCGCCTACCTGGTGGCCGTGGTCGCCGCATTCCCGATCTTCTGGATGGTGCTCTCCGCGTTCAAGCCCAAGGGCGAGGTGCAGTCGCTGCACCCCAGGCCCTGGACGACGCACCCCACGCTGGAGAGCTTCCGGCAGGTCCTCGGAGTGGACGGCTTCGGCCGGTACTTCCTCAACAGCGTGGTGATCGCGCTGGCGGTGGTGGTGCTGTCCGGCGTGGTGGTCTTCCTGGCGGCGGTGGCGGTGACCCGGTTCAGGTTCCGGTTCCGGACCACCGTGATGGTGATGTTCCTGATCGCCCAGATGATCCCGGTCGAGGCGCTGACCATCCCGCTGTTCTTCATGTTCCGCGACGCCGGCCGGTTCGCTCCCGGCATCGGGCTGAACACGCTGGCCTCGCTGATCCTGGTGCAGCTGGCCTTCTCGCTGCCGTTCGGGATCTGGATGATGCGGGGCTTCGTCGCGGCCGTTCCGGTCTCCATCGAGGAGGCCGCCCAGATCGACGGCGCGAGCCGCACCCGCATCCTGTGGCGGATCCTGCTGCCACTGGTCGCGCCGGGCCTCGCCGCGACCAGCGTGTTCTCGTTCATCGCGGCCTGGAACGACTTCGTCTTCGCGAAGACCTTCATCATCAGCGCCACCCAGAACCAGACCCTCCCCTCGGCCCTGCTGGTCTTCTTCAAGCCGGACGAGAACGACTGGGGCGGGATCATGGCCGCGTCCACCCTGATGACCCTGCCGGTGCTGGTCTTCTTCGTGGCCGTCCAGCGCAAGCTGGTCTCCGGGCTGGCGGGCGCGGTCAAGGACTGA
- a CDS encoding HAD family hydrolase, with the protein MPLPVAALSFDGDDTLWDFGSGFAPAIAHAARLLSEACGGRAVTVGRLQEIREEVARRMPGAGFGEIRRAALAESARRLGCERPGPLAEEVYRAFLAVRAERTLLYPETGQVLRRLAASLPLALTTNGITDLGPLGLDTVFTVVTRAAECGVHKPDPGIYRLTAERLGVPPAAVLHIGDHPVEDVAAARAAGMAAVLLDRTGRTPGALRSLEGLPALLADPGRELPAGPARPTGPASPADLTAG; encoded by the coding sequence ATGCCCCTGCCCGTCGCGGCGCTCTCCTTCGACGGGGACGACACCCTGTGGGACTTCGGATCCGGCTTCGCCCCGGCGATCGCGCACGCCGCCCGACTGCTGTCGGAAGCCTGCGGCGGACGCGCCGTCACCGTCGGCCGGCTGCAGGAGATCCGCGAGGAGGTGGCGCGGCGGATGCCCGGGGCCGGCTTCGGCGAGATCCGCCGGGCGGCCCTCGCGGAGTCCGCCAGGCGCCTCGGGTGCGAGCGCCCCGGTCCGCTCGCCGAGGAGGTGTACCGGGCCTTCCTCGCCGTCCGGGCCGAACGCACCCTGCTCTACCCGGAGACCGGACAGGTGCTGCGCCGGCTGGCCGCCTCGCTGCCGCTCGCGCTCACCACCAACGGCATCACCGACCTCGGTCCGCTCGGCCTGGACACCGTCTTCACCGTGGTCACCAGGGCCGCCGAGTGCGGCGTCCACAAACCCGATCCCGGCATCTACCGGCTCACCGCCGAACGGCTGGGCGTCCCGCCCGCCGCGGTCCTGCACATCGGCGACCACCCGGTGGAGGACGTGGCGGCCGCCCGGGCGGCGGGCATGGCGGCCGTGCTGCTGGACCGGACCGGCCGCACCCCCGGCGCGCTCCGTTCGCTGGAGGGGCTGCCCGCTCTGCTCGCCGATCCCGGCCGGGAGCTTCCGGCCGGTCCGGCGCGGCCGACGGGCCCGGCGAGCCCGGCGGACCTGACGGCCGGGTGA
- a CDS encoding formylglycine-generating enzyme family protein: protein MLACCAPQNPSFGQNASCGGRSAGPALLTLALPAARPPAPAAAPSPAALRAARGLLDLPGGRFLMGTDDPAGFPADGEGPVREVGVGAFRIAPTTVTNAEFASFVKETGHTTDAERFGFSFVFGGFLSEELRAASRTVVGTPWWHAVEGADWRHPEGPGSGFAARQNHPVVHVSWNDARAYCAWSGTRLPTEAEWEYAARGGLEQRRYPWGDELAPGGREMLNIWQGVFPTSNTGRHRGTAPVRSYRPNGFGLFNTVGNVWEWCADYFSADFHRTGPRTDPAGPPSGSARVMRGGSHMCHDSYCNRYRVAARSSNTPDSSTGNTGFRVASAARG, encoded by the coding sequence ATGCTCGCCTGCTGCGCCCCGCAGAACCCCTCCTTCGGCCAGAACGCCTCCTGCGGCGGGCGATCGGCCGGCCCGGCGCTGCTCACCCTCGCACTCCCGGCCGCCCGGCCGCCGGCCCCGGCCGCGGCGCCGTCCCCCGCCGCGCTGCGGGCCGCCCGCGGCCTGCTCGACCTGCCCGGCGGGCGGTTCCTGATGGGCACCGACGACCCCGCGGGCTTCCCCGCCGACGGCGAGGGACCGGTCCGCGAGGTGGGGGTCGGCGCCTTCCGGATCGCCCCGACGACCGTCACCAACGCCGAGTTCGCCTCCTTCGTCAAGGAGACCGGCCACACCACCGACGCCGAACGCTTCGGCTTCTCCTTCGTCTTCGGCGGCTTCCTGTCCGAGGAGCTGCGGGCCGCCTCCCGCACGGTCGTCGGCACCCCCTGGTGGCACGCGGTGGAGGGCGCGGACTGGCGGCACCCCGAAGGGCCCGGGTCCGGCTTCGCCGCCCGGCAGAACCACCCGGTGGTGCACGTCTCCTGGAACGACGCCCGGGCCTACTGCGCGTGGTCCGGCACCCGGCTGCCCACCGAGGCCGAATGGGAGTACGCCGCGCGCGGCGGCCTGGAGCAGCGGCGCTACCCCTGGGGCGACGAACTGGCCCCGGGCGGGCGGGAGATGCTCAACATCTGGCAGGGTGTCTTCCCGACCTCGAACACCGGACGGCACCGCGGCACCGCCCCCGTCCGCTCCTACCGCCCGAACGGCTTCGGCCTGTTCAACACGGTCGGCAACGTGTGGGAGTGGTGCGCCGACTACTTCAGCGCGGACTTCCACCGCACCGGGCCGCGGACCGACCCGGCGGGCCCGCCGAGCGGCAGCGCACGGGTGATGCGCGGCGGCTCGCACATGTGCCACGACTCCTACTGCAACCGCTACCGGGTGGCCGCCCGCAGCTCCAACACGCCCGACAGCTCCACCGGGAACACCGGCTTCCGGGTGGCCTCGGCCGCCCGAGGCTGA
- a CDS encoding carbohydrate ABC transporter permease yields MSAPTTTAPAASAPPAGRRRGAGPAAPPRGRRRTPLLLLLPAAVILIPLVAYPIYQLGLLSVLDFGQAQASGGVPTRFVGFDNYRGILTDQQFWTVLAQTVGFAAFCVVATLVVGAALAVLLTRIGRTARLVLTTASMAAWAAPAMTGSTVWSFLFDTNLGLVNDLLVKLGLSGFHEYNWFYDKWTAFLIVGAVVVWHSYPFVMVTLYAGINAIPAEILEAASLDGANTWTTFRRVTAPMLRPILTIVVIQSVIWDFKVFTQIYVMTTGGGIAGQNLVLNVYAYQKAFASSQYGLGAAIGVIMLLILVIPTALYIRTLRRTGNEL; encoded by the coding sequence GTGTCCGCACCCACCACGACCGCCCCGGCGGCGTCCGCTCCCCCCGCGGGGCGCCGCCGGGGCGCCGGCCCGGCCGCGCCCCCGCGCGGCCGGCGCCGCACCCCGCTGCTGCTGCTCCTGCCGGCCGCCGTCATCCTGATCCCGCTGGTCGCGTACCCGATCTACCAGCTGGGCCTGCTCTCGGTGCTCGACTTCGGCCAGGCGCAGGCGTCGGGCGGCGTGCCCACCCGCTTCGTCGGCTTCGACAACTACCGCGGCATCCTGACGGACCAGCAGTTCTGGACGGTGCTGGCGCAGACCGTCGGCTTCGCGGCCTTCTGCGTGGTCGCGACGCTGGTGGTGGGCGCGGCCCTCGCCGTCCTGCTGACCAGGATCGGCCGGACCGCCCGGCTCGTGCTCACCACCGCCTCGATGGCGGCCTGGGCGGCACCGGCCATGACCGGCTCCACGGTGTGGAGCTTCCTGTTCGACACCAACCTCGGCCTGGTCAACGACCTCCTGGTGAAGCTGGGCCTGTCGGGCTTCCACGAGTACAACTGGTTCTACGACAAGTGGACGGCGTTCCTGATCGTCGGCGCGGTGGTCGTCTGGCACTCCTACCCGTTCGTGATGGTCACGCTGTACGCGGGCATCAACGCGATCCCGGCCGAGATCCTGGAGGCCGCCTCGCTGGACGGTGCCAACACCTGGACGACGTTCCGCCGGGTCACCGCCCCGATGCTGCGCCCGATCCTGACCATCGTGGTGATCCAGTCGGTGATCTGGGACTTCAAGGTCTTCACCCAGATCTACGTGATGACCACGGGCGGCGGCATCGCCGGGCAGAACCTGGTGCTCAACGTGTACGCGTACCAGAAGGCCTTCGCCTCCTCGCAGTACGGGCTCGGCGCGGCCATCGGCGTGATCATGCTGTTGATCCTGGTCATCCCGACGGCCCTCTACATCCGCACCCTGCGACGTACGGGGAACGAACTGTGA
- a CDS encoding sulfatase family protein, which produces MSRNDRNLVGRRGFLAGAAAVAAAPSLGALAAAAPAAAAPAASAARPNILVILTDDQPKQTEWATPKTVAWLADQGVRFTAGHVATPLCAPSRSSIFSGRQAHNHGVLDNSSPYNLDQHTTVQRYLKQAGYRTGLFGKYLNAWHAADNPPHFEEWLLESPVVYNDGTWNDNGTVRAIPGYSTTVIKNRTLAFLDKAAADPRPWFAFVAPKASHEPNTPEAKYADTPVPAWNGRPGVTEPDRSDKPDFIQNATGTLADAQALRRRQLRTLLSVDDAVQAFHDKLAALGQLENTLVFYLGDNGYTWADHGWLKKSVPYRPSIEVPFYVSWPAGGLGSGTVDNRIVANIDIAPTILDAAGITPDTPQDGHSLLTGYSRDHLLVEWWKHGTAAGGPHTWSSYVSDTEQYTEYYQIHTDAAGKPAGTGSVLFREYYDLVNDPHQLTNKLYQATPQQEQQLGIPALAAALAAERSA; this is translated from the coding sequence ATGAGCCGGAACGACCGGAACCTCGTCGGACGGCGGGGATTCCTCGCCGGAGCAGCCGCCGTCGCCGCCGCACCCTCCCTGGGCGCCCTGGCCGCCGCGGCCCCGGCGGCGGCCGCACCCGCCGCCTCCGCCGCGCGCCCCAACATCCTGGTCATCCTCACCGACGACCAGCCCAAGCAGACCGAGTGGGCCACCCCCAAGACCGTCGCCTGGCTCGCCGACCAGGGCGTACGGTTCACCGCCGGCCACGTCGCGACCCCGCTCTGCGCACCGTCCCGCTCGTCGATCTTCTCCGGCCGCCAGGCGCACAACCACGGCGTGCTCGACAACTCCTCGCCGTACAACCTCGACCAGCACACCACCGTGCAGCGCTACCTCAAGCAGGCCGGCTACCGCACCGGCCTGTTCGGCAAGTACCTGAACGCGTGGCACGCCGCCGACAACCCGCCGCACTTCGAGGAGTGGCTGCTGGAGAGCCCGGTCGTCTACAACGACGGCACCTGGAACGACAACGGCACGGTGCGGGCCATCCCCGGCTACAGCACCACGGTCATCAAGAACCGCACCCTCGCCTTCCTCGACAAGGCCGCCGCCGACCCCCGGCCGTGGTTCGCGTTCGTCGCGCCGAAGGCCTCGCACGAACCGAACACACCCGAGGCGAAGTACGCCGACACGCCCGTCCCCGCGTGGAACGGCCGGCCCGGCGTCACCGAGCCGGACCGCAGCGACAAGCCGGACTTCATCCAGAACGCCACCGGCACCCTGGCCGACGCGCAGGCGCTGCGCCGCCGCCAGCTCCGCACCCTGCTCTCGGTCGACGACGCCGTGCAGGCCTTCCACGACAAGCTGGCCGCGCTCGGCCAGTTGGAGAACACCCTGGTCTTCTACCTCGGCGACAACGGGTACACCTGGGCCGACCACGGGTGGCTGAAGAAGTCGGTGCCCTACCGGCCCTCGATCGAGGTGCCGTTCTACGTCTCCTGGCCGGCCGGCGGGCTCGGCTCCGGCACCGTCGACAACCGGATCGTGGCCAACATCGACATCGCCCCGACCATCCTGGACGCGGCCGGCATCACGCCCGACACCCCGCAGGACGGTCACTCGCTGCTGACCGGGTACAGCCGCGACCACCTGCTCGTCGAATGGTGGAAGCACGGCACCGCGGCGGGCGGCCCGCACACCTGGTCCTCGTACGTCAGCGACACCGAGCAGTACACCGAGTACTACCAGATCCACACCGACGCGGCCGGCAAGCCCGCCGGCACCGGATCGGTGCTGTTCCGCGAGTACTACGATCTCGTCAACGACCCGCACCAGCTGACCAACAAGCTCTACCAGGCCACCCCGCAGCAGGAGCAGCAGCTCGGCATCCCGGCGCTGGCCGCCGCGCTGGCCGCCGAGCGCTCGGCCTGA